A window of Sulfurimonas gotlandica GD1 contains these coding sequences:
- a CDS encoding efflux RND transporter periplasmic adaptor subunit → MKYILLAAALFLNIQANETKGAQPPPSLVKTVMVKEGYANSLQNYVGTLYYDRNSKLASETSGVVSKIYVKEGQSVKEGTVLLKLESSILEAKVKAKQATLDSFLAQQTKQQKDLQRADALLKKQSIAQSSYDNTYYTLEALNSEIDSHKAELLSMKIELQKKSIQAPFDAVIVKRDVYIGEWVAVGNSVFNVVNPQSIEARVNIPSSLLETLSVGQKLQAKINDKDIEVSVKSIIPLADKSSRTFPVKLSFNSKNNLIEGMRIDIKIPTLKKEKALLVPRDAVIKRFGNFVVFSVVDSKAIMIPVDVINYTKNEAAITAGGLKVNMKVITKGNERVFPNMPVVEKAN, encoded by the coding sequence ATGAAATATATATTATTGGCAGCAGCACTGTTTTTAAATATACAAGCAAATGAAACTAAGGGTGCTCAGCCTCCGCCATCTTTGGTTAAGACTGTAATGGTAAAAGAAGGTTATGCCAACTCCCTTCAAAATTATGTAGGTACGCTTTACTACGATAGAAATTCTAAACTGGCTTCTGAGACTTCAGGTGTAGTTAGCAAAATCTATGTGAAAGAGGGTCAGAGTGTAAAAGAAGGAACTGTTTTACTTAAACTTGAGAGTTCTATTTTAGAAGCCAAGGTAAAAGCAAAACAGGCTACTCTGGATTCTTTTTTAGCTCAACAGACAAAACAGCAAAAAGATCTTCAAAGAGCAGATGCACTTTTGAAGAAGCAGAGTATTGCTCAAAGTAGTTATGATAACACTTACTATACACTTGAAGCTCTAAACTCAGAGATAGATTCTCATAAAGCAGAACTTCTTTCTATGAAGATAGAACTTCAAAAGAAGAGTATACAAGCACCGTTTGACGCAGTTATTGTAAAAAGAGATGTATATATAGGTGAGTGGGTGGCAGTTGGAAACAGTGTCTTTAATGTGGTAAATCCACAAAGTATTGAAGCGAGAGTAAATATTCCAAGTTCACTTCTTGAGACACTCTCTGTAGGTCAAAAACTACAGGCTAAAATAAATGATAAAGATATAGAAGTAAGTGTAAAAAGTATAATCCCTTTAGCAGATAAATCAAGCCGTACTTTTCCTGTAAAACTTTCATTTAACTCTAAAAATAATCTTATAGAGGGAATGAGAATAGATATAAAAATACCTACACTTAAAAAAGAGAAAGCTCTGTTAGTTCCTAGAGATGCAGTAATTAAACGTTTTGGAAACTTTGTAGTTTTTAGTGTTGTTGATTCAAAAGCTATTATGATTCCCGTAGATGTAATTAATTATACTAAAAATGAAGCAGCTATAACAGCTGGCGGATTAAAAGTAAATATGAAAGTAATTACAAAAGGAAACGAGAGAGTCTTTCCAAATATGCCTGTAGTTGAGAAGGCTAATTAA
- a CDS encoding efflux RND transporter permease subunit → MNLIDISIKKPVSVFVGIVLIMMFGLVALTQLPYKLTPNVIEPEIGVVTLWPGATPSEVERDIVEKQEEQLKSTPGLVNYEATASDNLSEITLTFEVGTDMNKALLEVSNKLNQVDTYPENVQKPIIQSAGSNASPTIWMGFVANEGNDRDVDTYLTYLDNEVKEQFERVKGVASIFVPGGTKDELHIKLFPQRLAAHGLTIDAVASAIGNENVDTAAGTVDIDRRTYRVRTSARFTSIQELEQMVLFNDGQKSIRLGDVAEISKGYEKVVANILQSSGDKLNKALIYGVRMDPSANVVETTNRVEEVVTNLNKNVLPAHNIHLEWYYDQRGYIQGAIDLVQQNIAVGAVLAIIILLLFLRSFLPTAVVSAAIPISIVATFIVLNIMDRSLNTISLAGISFAVGMLLDSAIVVLENIDRHLKMGKKPFDAAHDGTVEVWGALVASALTTIAVFLPVIFLESEAGQLFKDIAIAVTAAITFSLFVSISVIPMFWTQLIKMSSKDHEKEHEVSQRPDSFLVSMAKKIAGLFMSTVVWSLKRRINQFIMILFMASISVATIMVLFPKMEYLPQGNQNLIMNILIPPPGLSENEKKDIGHKIYEYMKPHYKDEVNGIPPIKESFYVSFGDLMIQGMISKEESRSAEYIPFMMPIVNSFPGVFGISLQSGVFEQGIGEGRNIDIDISGQDISKLTQIGGMLFGAISGGLQGAQVRPVPSIELLFPEALIIPDRNSLANVGMSSRSFGFAADVLLDGRKISEYTQDGEKSIDMILKSHDSMINSPEALYLTQVTTPKAGLVPMSELSELKHTTSITKIRHVDGKRTITLQVTPPTTMTLEESVERLEKIVKEGVPPAMLQDGTDVKLAGKADKLAQTIESMKWNLVFALAIIYLLMSALFGNFIYPLVILFTVPMATAGGFVGLKLTNMFIAPQPLDVLTMLGFIILIGIVVNNAILIVHQSLNNIRHNSMNYKDGIIEATRSRLRPIFMSSLTSVFGMLPLVLIPGPGSEFYRGLGSVITGGLALSMLFTILVTPALMYLMLSISGKKEKEI, encoded by the coding sequence ATGAACCTCATTGATATATCTATAAAAAAACCAGTAAGTGTTTTTGTCGGTATAGTATTGATTATGATGTTTGGTCTGGTTGCTCTAACTCAGCTTCCATATAAACTGACTCCTAATGTAATAGAACCTGAAATCGGCGTTGTCACTTTATGGCCTGGAGCAACTCCAAGTGAAGTTGAGCGTGACATAGTTGAAAAACAAGAAGAGCAGTTAAAATCTACTCCTGGTCTTGTAAACTATGAGGCAACAGCATCTGATAATCTATCTGAGATAACTCTGACTTTTGAAGTTGGAACTGATATGAATAAGGCTCTGCTTGAAGTGTCAAACAAACTAAATCAAGTTGATACTTATCCTGAAAATGTGCAAAAGCCGATTATCCAATCAGCAGGTTCAAATGCATCTCCTACCATTTGGATGGGTTTTGTTGCAAATGAAGGTAATGACAGAGATGTTGATACATATCTTACATATTTGGATAATGAAGTAAAAGAGCAATTCGAGCGTGTAAAAGGAGTGGCTAGCATCTTTGTTCCAGGTGGTACAAAAGATGAGCTACATATTAAACTATTCCCTCAAAGACTTGCGGCTCACGGACTTACGATTGATGCTGTAGCATCTGCAATTGGAAATGAAAATGTTGACACAGCGGCAGGAACTGTAGATATAGACAGACGTACTTATCGTGTAAGAACATCTGCAAGATTTACATCTATCCAAGAGTTAGAGCAGATGGTTCTGTTTAATGATGGACAAAAGAGCATACGCCTTGGCGATGTTGCTGAGATATCAAAAGGTTATGAGAAAGTTGTAGCAAATATTTTACAGTCAAGTGGAGATAAGTTAAATAAGGCTCTTATTTACGGTGTTAGAATGGACCCTTCTGCAAATGTGGTAGAAACTACAAACAGAGTTGAAGAAGTAGTGACAAATCTAAATAAAAATGTACTTCCGGCTCATAATATTCACCTAGAATGGTACTATGACCAAAGAGGTTATATTCAGGGTGCCATAGATTTAGTTCAGCAAAATATTGCAGTCGGTGCAGTTTTAGCGATTATTATCCTTTTACTATTTTTACGCTCATTTTTACCGACAGCAGTTGTTTCAGCAGCAATTCCTATTAGTATTGTTGCAACATTTATAGTTTTAAATATAATGGATAGAAGTCTCAACACCATCTCACTGGCTGGTATTTCATTTGCGGTTGGGATGCTTCTTGACAGTGCTATAGTAGTTTTGGAAAATATTGACAGACATCTAAAAATGGGTAAAAAACCATTTGATGCAGCACATGATGGAACTGTTGAGGTTTGGGGTGCTTTAGTAGCATCTGCATTAACGACTATTGCTGTTTTCTTGCCGGTTATCTTTTTAGAATCAGAAGCAGGACAACTATTTAAAGATATTGCCATAGCAGTAACTGCTGCCATTACATTCTCTTTGTTTGTGTCTATATCAGTTATCCCAATGTTTTGGACACAGCTTATAAAGATGAGTTCAAAAGATCATGAAAAAGAGCATGAAGTATCCCAAAGACCAGACTCATTTTTAGTTAGTATGGCTAAGAAAATTGCTGGTTTATTTATGTCGACAGTTGTCTGGAGTCTCAAAAGAAGAATAAATCAGTTTATAATGATTCTATTTATGGCTAGCATCTCTGTTGCTACCATCATGGTACTGTTTCCAAAGATGGAATATTTACCACAAGGAAATCAAAATCTTATTATGAACATCCTAATCCCGCCTCCTGGGCTCTCTGAAAATGAGAAGAAGGATATCGGTCATAAGATATATGAATATATGAAACCTCACTATAAAGATGAAGTGAACGGTATTCCTCCTATCAAGGAGAGCTTTTACGTATCTTTTGGAGACTTGATGATTCAAGGAATGATTTCAAAAGAAGAGAGTCGTTCTGCTGAGTATATTCCATTTATGATGCCAATTGTAAATAGCTTTCCTGGTGTATTTGGTATCTCTCTTCAGAGTGGTGTGTTTGAGCAGGGCATAGGTGAGGGGAGAAATATTGACATTGATATCAGCGGTCAAGATATATCTAAGCTTACTCAAATCGGTGGAATGTTATTTGGTGCTATCTCTGGTGGACTTCAAGGTGCTCAGGTTCGTCCTGTTCCTTCTATTGAGCTTCTTTTTCCAGAAGCTTTGATTATTCCAGATCGTAACTCTTTAGCAAATGTTGGAATGAGTAGCAGAAGTTTTGGATTTGCAGCAGATGTACTTTTAGATGGTCGTAAGATAAGCGAGTATACTCAAGACGGAGAGAAGTCTATAGATATGATTTTAAAATCTCATGACAGTATGATTAACTCTCCTGAAGCCTTGTATTTAACTCAGGTTACAACTCCAAAGGCAGGTTTAGTCCCAATGTCTGAGCTCTCAGAGCTTAAACATACTACAAGCATTACAAAGATTCGTCACGTAGATGGTAAGAGAACGATAACTCTTCAAGTAACACCACCGACTACTATGACTTTAGAAGAGAGTGTAGAGAGATTAGAAAAGATTGTAAAAGAGGGAGTACCTCCAGCTATGCTTCAAGACGGCACAGATGTTAAACTTGCAGGTAAGGCAGATAAGTTGGCTCAAACAATAGAGTCTATGAAGTGGAACTTGGTATTTGCTCTTGCGATTATCTATCTGCTTATGAGCGCTCTATTTGGAAACTTTATCTATCCGTTGGTGATTCTCTTTACGGTTCCTATGGCAACAGCAGGTGGTTTTGTTGGTCTAAAACTTACAAACATGTTCATAGCTCCACAGCCACTTGATGTTCTAACTATGCTTGGTTTTATTATCCTAATCGGTATTGTTGTAAACAACGCGATTCTTATAGTACACCAGTCTCTAAATAACATTCGTCACAACTCAATGAACTACAAAGATGGAATCATAGAAG
- the rho gene encoding transcription termination factor Rho, with translation MSENTSQTPNKNDTNKSSTPNRNNSKTRTHKPVKGASVEDLRTKTTEELVIIANELNVEHPNELKRQDIIFEILKAQTEQGGFILFSGILEIMQDGYGFIRSIDKSFNESINDAYVSNTQIKRFALRNGDVVTGQVRPPKDQERYYALIKIEAVNGLPPEESKKRPLFENLTPLYPLDQIKLEYREKGLTGRMMDLFCPIGKGQRGLIVAPPRSGKTELLKEIAHGITANHAEIDLMVLLVDERPEEVTDMERSVKGDVYSSTFDMPAKNHVKVAEMVIEKAKRRVELGRDVVILLDSITRLARAYNTVTPSSGKVLSGGVDANALHKPKRFFGAARNIENGGSLTIIATALVDTGSRMDEVIFEEFKGTGNMEVVLDRKIADRRIYPAMDILKSGTRKDELLIGPETLQKVFILRQMLHKQDNEVEALKFIYTTMGKKETNDEFLESMNTNQ, from the coding sequence ATGAGTGAAAACACTTCACAAACACCTAACAAGAACGACACTAACAAAAGTTCAACTCCAAATAGAAACAACTCAAAAACAAGAACACACAAACCTGTAAAAGGCGCTAGTGTTGAAGACCTTCGTACAAAAACTACCGAAGAATTAGTAATAATCGCTAATGAGTTAAATGTTGAGCATCCAAATGAATTAAAAAGACAAGATATTATCTTTGAAATTTTAAAGGCTCAAACTGAACAAGGTGGTTTCATACTCTTTAGTGGTATTTTAGAAATTATGCAAGATGGATATGGGTTTATCCGTTCTATAGATAAAAGTTTTAATGAAAGTATCAACGATGCTTATGTGTCAAATACACAGATAAAGAGATTTGCACTTAGAAACGGAGACGTAGTAACAGGACAAGTTAGACCTCCAAAAGATCAAGAGCGTTACTACGCACTTATCAAAATAGAAGCTGTTAACGGCTTACCTCCTGAAGAGAGTAAAAAAAGACCTCTTTTTGAAAACCTTACACCACTCTATCCACTAGATCAAATCAAACTAGAGTACAGAGAAAAAGGTCTTACAGGCCGTATGATGGATCTTTTCTGTCCTATCGGTAAAGGTCAGCGTGGACTTATCGTTGCACCTCCAAGAAGTGGTAAAACTGAACTTTTAAAAGAGATTGCTCACGGGATAACTGCTAATCATGCTGAAATTGATTTGATGGTTTTACTTGTTGATGAGAGACCAGAAGAAGTTACAGACATGGAGAGAAGTGTTAAGGGTGATGTTTACAGTTCTACTTTTGATATGCCTGCAAAAAACCATGTTAAAGTTGCTGAGATGGTCATAGAAAAAGCAAAAAGACGTGTTGAGCTTGGACGTGATGTTGTAATCCTTCTTGATTCTATCACTCGTCTTGCACGTGCTTACAATACAGTAACACCTTCAAGCGGTAAAGTACTTTCAGGTGGTGTAGATGCGAATGCTCTACACAAACCAAAACGTTTCTTTGGAGCTGCCCGTAACATTGAAAATGGCGGAAGTTTAACTATTATCGCTACTGCTCTAGTTGATACTGGAAGTAGAATGGATGAAGTTATCTTTGAAGAGTTCAAAGGTACTGGTAATATGGAAGTTGTTCTTGATAGAAAAATTGCTGATAGAAGAATATACCCTGCTATGGATATTCTTAAGTCTGGAACTCGTAAAGATGAACTTCTTATCGGCCCTGAGACTCTTCAAAAAGTATTTATACTTCGTCAGATGCTACATAAACAAGACAATGAAGTTGAAGCTCTTAAATTTATCTACACTACTATGGGTAAAAAAGAGACTAATGATGAATTTTTAGAAAGTATGAACACAAATCAATAA
- a CDS encoding MarR family winged helix-turn-helix transcriptional regulator, with the protein MNANELKLHLENKDDHICSNSDIGYVTLPLLMLSQKLLTDIGNLLDERYNMSTSELDVLASLHSAHDEKHTLTPTKLYERLFFSSGGMTKVLKRLEKKEFIKRLDNEEDKRSKLVQLTQKGREILEKSLVDVIAREEEIFAHVNRDERKNLSDLLFKALGEVEQ; encoded by the coding sequence ATGAATGCTAACGAATTAAAATTACACCTTGAGAACAAAGATGACCATATATGCAGTAATAGTGACATAGGATATGTAACACTGCCTCTATTAATGCTTTCTCAGAAGCTTTTAACAGATATAGGTAATCTTTTAGATGAGAGATATAATATGTCAACTAGCGAACTTGATGTTCTTGCATCTTTACACTCTGCTCATGATGAAAAACACACACTTACTCCTACAAAACTATATGAAAGACTTTTCTTCTCATCAGGTGGAATGACTAAAGTTTTAAAAAGGTTAGAAAAAAAAGAGTTTATTAAAAGACTCGACAATGAAGAAGACAAGAGAAGTAAACTGGTTCAACTAACTCAAAAAGGCAGAGAGATTTTAGAAAAATCTTTAGTTGATGTTATAGCACGTGAAGAAGAGATTTTTGCTCATGTAAACAGAGATGAGAGGAAAAATTTGTCAGATTTACTCTTCAAAGCACTTGGTGAAGTAGAGCAATAA